GCGCCAGGTGCTGCCGGTGGTCGCCCCCGTCGTCCTGGTCTACGCCAGCTCCCTGGTCGGCCTCGCCATCGTGTACGCCGCCGGCCTCTCCTTCCTCGGCCTCGGCGTCCCGCCGCCCACCCCCGAATGGGGCGCCATGCTCGACGAACTCCGCCCCGCCCTGTTCACCCACCCCTGGCTCGCCGCCCTCCCCGCCCTCGTCATCCTCGCCGTCTCGGTCGCCTTCAACGCCCTCGGCGAGACGCTGCGCGGACGCCTCGCCGAAGGACCGGAGGCCGCCCGATGAGCCTGCTCACCATCGACCGCCTCACCGTCGAACACCCCGGCGGCACCCGGGCCGTGGACGACGTCACGCTCCGGGTCGACGCCGGGCGGGCCCTCGTCCTGCTCGGCGAGTCCGGCAGCGGCAAGACCACCCTCGCCCGCGCCGTCCTCGGCCTGCCCGGACGCGGCACCACCGTCCGCGGCTCCGTCCGGCTCGGCGGCACCGAACTGCTCGGCCTGCCCGAACGCGACCTCACCCGCATCCGCGGCCGCCGCATCGGCTACGTCCCCCAGGACCCCTCCGCCACCCTCGACCCGCTGCGCCGCATCGGCGCCCAGCTCGCCGAGGTCCTGCGCGTCCACGGCCTCGCCGCCACCCGCCGCGCGGCCCGCACCGCCGCCATGCCCCTGCTCGCCGCCGCCGGCCTGCCCGAACCCGAACGCGCCGCGCACGCCTACCCGCACGAGCTCTCCGGCGGCCTGCGCCAACGCGCCGCGATCGCCCTCGCCATCGCCTGCGGCCCCGAACTCCTGATCGCCGACGAACCCACCACCGCCCTCGACACCCTCGTCCGGGCCCGCATCCTCGACCTCTTCACCACCCTGCGCACCGAACGCGGCCTCGCCCTGCTGCTCGTCACCCACGACCTCTCCGCCGCCGCCCGCATCGGCGACACCGTCGCCGTCCTCGACGGGGGGCGCCTGACGGCGGTCGGCCTGGCGAAGGAACTGCTGATTCCCGACCGGGGGCCGGGGAACGGCGAGTCCGAGTTGCTGGGGGCCGGCGCCCACCGGAAAGGCCGTGCTGCTCCGGGCCCGGGAACAGAACCCGGAGCCACCGCACGCACCGGCAGTGAACCGCCCGCAGCCACGGCCCCGCCGTTCCCCGGGCCCCTGGTGTCACCCGAGGGGAAGGCCGCCC
The window above is part of the Kitasatospora sp. NA04385 genome. Proteins encoded here:
- a CDS encoding ABC transporter ATP-binding protein; protein product: MSLLTIDRLTVEHPGGTRAVDDVTLRVDAGRALVLLGESGSGKTTLARAVLGLPGRGTTVRGSVRLGGTELLGLPERDLTRIRGRRIGYVPQDPSATLDPLRRIGAQLAEVLRVHGLAATRRAARTAAMPLLAAAGLPEPERAAHAYPHELSGGLRQRAAIALAIACGPELLIADEPTTALDTLVRARILDLFTTLRTERGLALLLVTHDLSAAARIGDTVAVLDGGRLTAVGLAKELLIPDRGPGNGESELLGAGAHRKGRAAPGPGTEPGATARTGSEPPAATAPPFPGPLVSPEGKAAR